A region of the uncultured Desulfovibrio sp. genome:
CTGACCTGCGATGCTTCGGTGCGCCCCCTGCACGGTCCGGCCTGCAACCGCCAGGGGCTGCGCACGCTGCCGGATCATTTTCATGCCCCCCGCCAGCCCTATACCGTGCGCACAGCCCACGGCGCGCTGCTGGAAGTGCCGCTCAGCGTGACGCCGCTGGTGCCGGGCCTGGACCGGGGCATGAGCCTGCTGCCCGCCCGTATGCAGCAGGGGCTGCGCGCGCGCTTTCACCAGTGGGGCGCCCTGGCCCTGCTGCCCGTGCAGCACCCCTTGTGGCTCATGCAGCACATGACCAGGACCTTTGTGCGGCGGGGAGGCCGGGTGCTTTCCCTCACCTGGCATTCCTCCGAAATGATGCCCGGCGCCACCCCCCATCTGCCCCATGAACCTGCCGTGCGCGCCCTGCTGCACAGGCTCACGGCCTACGTGGACTGGCTGTCCGGTCTGGGAGAAGTGCGCCACGTCACCATGCAGGAACTGGTCCTGCAGTACGGAAACACCGCGCCTGCCCCTGCCGGGGATGCCTCGGCTGACTGGACCTGCTCCGCCCCCGTCACGTCCTAACCCATTCACAGGAGATACCATGTCTCAGACTTCTTCCGCCCTCGCGCCGGAACAGCATACCGCTCCCCTGCCGGCCGGTCTGCCGCATGTGGCCGTCCTGCTGCTCTGGTACCCCCTTTTCACCCAGCCCTTCATTTTCCGGGAAATAGAAAATCTGCGGACACAGCTGCCGCTTGAGGTCTACAGCCTGTACGGGCGCAACCTTGCCTGCTGCTCCACGGAAATGCACGCCGCAGCCGACCGGGTTCACACCCTGGGCCTCCGGGCACTGCCCGCCATACTGCGGGACCTGCTGCTCCAGGCCGTCAGCCATCCCCGGCGCCTGGGCCGGCTGCTGCGGCAGGTGCTCTTCCACCGCTGGAGCAGCCTGGAAGTGCTGGGAGAAAACCTCTGGGCCTTTCTGGCGGGCATTCATCTGGCCCGGCTGCTGCGCGAAGACGGCATGGACATGATCTATGCCCCGTGGCCGCGCGGCACCGCCACAGCCGCCCGGGTGGCCTCGGCCCTTACCGGCATGCCCTATGCCACCTCGGCCCGCGGCGACAATCTCCAGCCCGCGGACCCCGATCTGGCCGACAAGCTGCGCGAGGCCCTCTTCGTGCGAGCCAACAATGCCGCGGACAAGGAACGCATCGAAACCTTTGCCGAAGGCGTTGCCCGCGGCAAGACCGAACTGGTCTACAACAGTCTCACCCTGCCGGCCGAAGGTCAGTGCCCCGTGCGCATGCAGCCCCCGGTGCGCCTGCTGGCCCTGGGGCGCTTTGACGTGACCAAGGGCTTTGACGTGCTGCTCAAGGCCTGCGCCCTGCTGCGGGACCGCCAGATAGACTTTACCCTCATGCTGGCCGGCGACGGCGGCCGCCGCTTTGGTCTGGGCAAGGAAAGCCGGGCCCTGGAAACCCTGCGCTCGCAGCTGGGCCTGGAAGGCCGGGTACAGATGCCGGGCCTGGTCTCCCACAACGAGCTGCCCCGTCTGCTCATGAGCCATGACATCTTTGTGGCGCCCTGCGTCATCCACGCCTCCGGCCGCCGCGACGGCATCCCCAATACGGTCATCGAGGCCCTGTCCTACGGCATGCCCGTGGTGAGCACCGACATCAACGCCCTGCCCGAGGTCATCCATCACGGCGAAACCGGCCTGGCCGTTCCCCAGCAGGACCCCGAAGCCCTGGCCGACGCCATCCAGTGGTGCATCGAGCATCCCGAGGAAAGCCGGCGCATGGCCGAAAACGGCCGCCGCCTGGCCAAGGAGATGTTCGACCCGCAGCGCAATGCCCATCTGCTGGCCCAGCTCTTCATCTCCCGCTACACCGACAGGAAGAAGACATGTGCGGCATAGCGGGCATCTGCCATCTGCATGGTGCTCCCCTGTCCCCACGCAGTGCGGCACAGGTGGAGGCCATGTGCGCAACCATGCGCCACCGCGGTCCCGACGGACAGGGCATCTGGTCCCATGAAGGCGTCTGCCTGGGGCACCGCCGTCTGTCCATCATCGACCTTGCCGGTGGTGCGCAGCCCATGCACGACGCCAGCGGGCGCTATCATGTGACCTTCAATGGCGAAATCTACAACTTCCCGGAACTGCGCCGCGAGCTGGAAGCACAGGGCCATGTCTTCCGCACGTCCTCGGACACGGAAATCATCCTCGCGGGCTGGCAGGCCTGGGGCGAGGCCTGCCTGGACCGCTTTGACGGCATGTTCGCATTTGCCCTCTGGGACGTGCAGGAAAAGCGCCTGTTCTGCGCCCGCGACCGCTTCGGCAAGAAGCCCTTCTTCTACACGGTGCAGGACGGCTGCCTGTACTTTGCCTCGGAGCTGACGGCCCTGGCCGTGCTGCCGGAGCTGCGGCTCACCCTGTCGCCGCTGGCCCTGGTGCGCTACCTGGCCTATGAATACGTTCCCACGCCGCAGACCCTCTATGACGAGGTGCACTCCCTGCCGCCGTCCTTCTTTCTGGATGTGCAGGACGGGCACCTGCGCACAGAACGCTACTGGGACATGCCCTTTCCCCGGGAAGATGACCCGCGCAGCGAAGAGGAACTCTGCGAAACCTATCATGCCCTGCTGACCCGCGCCGTAAAGCGCCGCATGATCAGCGACGTGCCGCTGGGGGTCTTTCTGTCCGGCGGCATAGACTCGTCCATCGTGGCCGGCCTCATGGCGCAGCAGTCCTCCCGCCCCGTGCAGACCTTCTCCATCGGCTTTACCGAGGCCAGCTACGACGAAAGCCGCTACGCGCGCATCGTGGCCCGCCGCTGGCAGACGGAGCATCACGAGCGCATCCTCTCCGCCGAGGAATGCGCGGAACATCTGCCGCAGATCATCAGCCGGATGGACGTGCCCATGGCCGATGCCTCGGTGGCGCCGACCTGGCTGCTGTCGGGCGTTACTCGCGAAAAGGTCACCGTGGCCCTGGGCGGAGACGGCGCCGACGAACTCTGGGCCGGCTACGAGCATTATATCGGCTACAAGATCGCCACCTGGTACAATGCCCTGCCCGCCCCGCTGCGCCGGCGGGTCATCGAGCCGCTCTGCCGTCTGCTGCCGTCTTCCTCCGGCTACATCAATCCGCGCCTTGCCGTGCAGACCTTCCTGCGCGGCGCGCATGCCCCGGACTGGCTGCGCGTGCAGACCATGCTGACGGCCCTGACCCCGGACATGCAGCGGGAGCTGCTGGCCAGTCCCCAGGCGGAGCTGCTGGACGAAAACTGCCTTTTTGCCCCCACCCGCCAGCAGTTCGAGCACTGGCCGCAGGGGCCGTCGCCGCTGGCACGGGCCTTTCATGTCTATGTGCGGCAGTTCATGCTGGATGACATCCTGGTCAAGGTGGACCGCTGCTCCATGCTGCATTCCCTGGAAGTGCGCGCGCCCTTTCTGGACCGGGATGCCGCCGAATTCGTGGCCCGCCTGCCCATACGGCACAAGCTGCACGGCTTCCGGCGCAAGTATCTGCTCAAGAAGGCCTTTGCCGACGTGCTGCCCCCGGAAATCCTGCACCGCAACAAGCGCGGCTTCCAGATTCCCGTGGCCGACTGGCTGCGGGGACGCATGCGGCCCCTGCTGGAAGACCTGCTGGGCGAGGAAGCCCTGCGGCGTCGCGGCCTCTTCAATCCGCAGGCCGTGCGCCGCCTCATGGAAGCCCATTTCAGCGGCAGGGCGGACATGCGCAAACCCCTGTGGACCCTGCTGGTCCTGCACCTCTGGCTGGAGGCCCACCAGCGGCGCGCCTGAGCCGGGGCAGTGCCGGTTCTTCCCGGCAGGTCGTGACGCCCCCTGCTTCCGGCAGCGGACCACACGGTGAAGGCGCGTTCCCCGGCTTGCCGGACCGCTTTTCCGTACTTATAGTAGACCCTACCTCCCCTGTGGAGAGGCTTTTTGCAAAGGAGACTTCATGACCAGCCAGATCAAGACCGTCCTGCTGCTGGGCCTGCTTTCCGGCGTCATCATTGTGCTGGGTGGCCTGGCCGGCGGCAGAACGGGCATCATCATTGCCCTTATCCTCGCCCTGCTCATGAACGTGGGCAGCTACTGGTTTTCGGATTCCATTGTGCTGCGCATGTACAATGCCCGTGAACTGCGCCCCGAAGAGGCCCCCTATCTGCATACCATGGTGGAAGAGCTGGCGCGCAATGCCGGCATTCCCAAGCCCCGCGTCTGCATCATTCCCGAAGAGGCGCCCAATGCCTTTGCCACGGGCCGTAATCCGGAACATGCCGTTGTGGCCGTGACCGAGGGTATCATGCGCCTGCTTTCGCCCGAGGAACTGCGCGGCGTCCTTGCCCATGAGGTGGGCCATATCCTCAACCGCGACATCCTCATCCAGACCATTGCCGGCGTCATGGGGTCTGTCATCGTTTCGCTGGCCAATATCCTGCAATTCACCGCCATCTTCGGCGGCAACCGCGATGAAGAGGGCGGCAGCAATCCCGTGGCCACCTTTGCCCTGGCCCTGCTGGCGCCTGTGGCGGCCAGCCTCATCCAGATGGCCATTTCCCGCTCGCGCGAGTATCTGGCCGATGAAACCGGTGCCCGCCTCTGCGGGCAGCCCCTGGCCCTGGCCGGCGCGCTCTACCAGCTGGGGCGTGCCAGCGGGCAGATTCCCATGCGGCACGGCAATCCCAGCACGGCAGAGATGTTCATCGTCAATCCCTTCTTCGGGAGCGGCATGGAGCGCCTGTTCAGCACGCATCCGCCCCTGGAGGATCGTATCCAGCGCTTGCAGGAACTGAGCCGTACCGGACAGTACAACAACTGATGCCGCGTGTGTGGAGGAGGCTCTGCCATCATGATCCGTCCGCTTTTCCTGCTGCCCCTGCTCTGTGTGCTGCTTGCGGCCTGTGCCGCCAAGGAGGGTGTTCCTCAAAAGGACGCCCCGCTTCCCCAGAACTGCACCACGGCCTATACCTATGCGCCGGGCAATTACATCATTGATATTGCCAGCGATGCCGAGGTGGTGCTGGACCCGCTCATGCACGACTTTCCGCTGTTCTGCGAGGCCCGGGCAGCCCGGCGCCATGTGGATGCCGAAGTGGCCGCCCACCGCCTGCCCCGCGGGGACTGGCGCATCTATGTGGTGGGAGGGGACTTTGCCGACCTGGCAGAACCGGCCGGCGACGGTACCTTTGTGCTGCGGCGCATGGCTCCCCTGGTGGACTGGGTCAATGAAAACCCGGCCGCGCTGCCCTAGGCCCGTGCCAGTGCCTGTGCCAGTGCCTGTGCCGGTCCCATGCTGGTGCAGAAACGCCTCGGGACAGGGCAGACGCGCCCGTCGTCCGCATCCCGCACACGCCTCCGGCAAGGTGCGCCCTGACGCAAAAGCGGCGCACAGCCATGGACCGGAGGCTTGAGGGGGTATCCCCCGCGGGGCGAATGGCCGTGTGGGCGCAGGCCGCAGTGCCATTGTTCTGCCAGTTTCATGCCATAAAAAAGGCCCGCCGTATGGCGGGCTTTTTTGGTAGTGTTCTGTTGCCGGAAAAACGGACCTACAGGCAGCCCTGTCCCTGCAATATCCAGATGATGGCCGTGAGCGTCAGCATGCTGATGCCGTTGGAAAGCACCACTGTCAGGGCCGACTCTTCGGGAACCGCGGTATAAATCTGGGCCAGCACCGAGGCCATGAGGGCCGTGCCGGTACCGCTGGTGAGCACTGCCACGCCCAGCCAGAGCGGATCCACCGACAGGGCGCTCATGATCAGCCAGCAGATGAGGGGGCAGACCAGCAGCTTGCAGCTCACAAGCCAGGACTGCCACAGCAGAGCATGCCCTCTGCCCCGGCTCAGGGCCAGGCGCAGCTTTTCTCCCAGGTCCAGCCCCAGGGCCACCAGCATGCACGGGGCCGCCGTAAAGCCCACCAGGGAGCAGGCCCTGTCCAGAGGCTGCCACAGGCCCAGACCGCTCAGCGCAAGCACCAGGCCGCCGACCGTGGACAGCAGGATGGGATTGCCCAGAATGAGGGTGCGCAGCAGTGCCCAGGTATGTCCCGACCTGTCGCTGGCGCTGACGGCATTGACCCGCAGGTCAAAGCGCACCTGGGCCATGATGACGACCACATTGGGCGTCAGCGTCATGAGGCCCGCCACCACCAGCGCTTCCGTATTGCCGGGCAGCAGGCTTTCCACAATGGGCAGGCCCACAAAGGCCGTATTGCTGGCACTGCACCCCAGGGCCGAAGTCACCGCGGGGCAGATACCGCGCCGGCAGAACAGGCGGTCGCTCACATATCCCAGCACATAGCAGATCACGGGCGCTCCCACGGCGCCGATCCAGAAGCCGGCATGATTCAGCGTGCCGCGGTCGGCCTGGGCCATCACATGGAGCAGCAGCAGGGGCAGCGCCAGCTTGAGCACATACAGCCCCAGGATGCCGCCCGTCTGGTCGGGCAGGATGTCCCTGGCCCGCAGCAGCACGCCAAAACCAATGATCAGAAAGACCGGAAAAACCGCAAAAAATGCCGTAAGCATTACCATATCCTCCAGACGAGGCACTTTGCCCGCAAGCCTGCCGCTTGTCCAGAAAAAGCCGCCCCCAGGCGGCAAAAAGGCGCCGCCGCATTCCGGGGAATGCGACGGCGCCGGACAGGCCGGAAACGGGCAAAGCCGGGCAGACGGGCTGCCGGGCACGCCCCTTACAGCTGTTTTACCTCGCCATACCAGGCCGCGGCCTGTTCCAGCAGCGCATTGCTGCGGGCCGCCAGCGCCTGCGGATCCTTGAGATAGCCGTCCTGGAGCAGGCAGGCATCAAACAGACATTCCACCATGCTGGTGAGGGTCTTGTCCTGGGCATCGGCCTTGAACATCTTGAGCAGGCTGCGCAGCAGCGGATGATCGCGGTTCACTTCCAGCGCCTTGACGGGCAGGGAATCGTCCTTCTGCATGACGCGCAGGAACTTTTCCATGCTGGATGTCATGCTGCCGTCGGGCGAAACCAGTACGGCCGGGCTTTCGGACAGGCGGTGGGAAACGCGCACGTCCGTCACGCGATCGCCGAGAATTTCCTTCATGCGGGCCAGCAGGCTGTCAAAGCTGGCGCTGTCGTCCCCGGAAAGCGGCGCCACGGCGGGCCGGTCGGCATCGGCCTTGTCGGCAAAGGCGTCCAGGGCATCATCGGCGGCATTTTCCGCGGCCTTGAATTCCCAGTCCTTGTAGCTGTGCAGCCCTTCCATCACAAATTCATCCACCGGCTCGTAGAGGAAGAGCACCTCGATGCCCTTCCGGCGGAAGCGTTCCAGATGGGGGCTGAGGCGGGCGGCCTCACGATTGGGTGCCGTCACGTACCAGATGGTCTTCTGCCCTTCCGGAGCACGGCTCATATACTCATCCAGGCTGGACAGACCGGCGGCATCCTCATGGAAGGAGGTATTGAAGCGCAGCAGGGCGGAGATGCGTTCCCTGTTGGGGAAGTCCTGATAGCCCAGCTTGAAGACCCGGCTGTGCAGTTTCCAGAATGCGGCGTACTTTTCCGCATCTTCGGCAGCCATCTTTTCCAGATGTCCCAGCATCTGCTTGACGATGGTCTGGCGAATCTTGCGCAGCACCACATTTTCCTGAAGGGTTTCGCGCGAGATATTGAGGGGCAGGTCTTCCGTATCCACCACACCCTTGAGGAAGGCCAGATATTCGGGCAGCAGCTCCTTGTTGCGGTGCTGGATGAGCACGCGGCGGCTGTACAGGTCCAGCCCCCAGTAATCGCGCTCCATGCCGAAGACATCCTGCGCACTGTCGGGGATGTAGAGCAGGGCATTGAACTGCACGGGCGCGTCCACCGCAATGTGCAGCACATCCAGCGGCGCCTTGCTGTCATAGGTCAGATGCGTGTAGAAGGCATTGTACTGCTCGCGCGTCACCGAGGTCTTGGGTTCGCGCCAGAGGGCGGGCTGGGTATTGACGCGGTCCTCGCCCACAAAGATGGGGAAGGGCACAAAGGCCGAGTGGGACCGGATGACCGACTCCACCCGGAACTTTTCCGCAAATTCCTTGGCATCTTCCTTGAGGTGCACCACAATGCGCGTGCCGCGCTGCAAATCGCCGGCATCGCAGGGAGCCACGGTATAGGTGCCCAGGCCGTCACTGGTCCAGACATGGGCCTGCACATCATCGCCATAGGCAGGGACGGAGGTCACCTCCACCTTGTCGGCCACCATGAACACCGAATAGAAGCCCACGCCGAAGCGCCCGATGATATTGGACGCATCGTGGCTGCCGCCTTGGGCGGCCTGCGCATCCAGCTCGGCCAGGAAGGCTTCGGAACCGGAACGGGCAATGGTGCCCAGGTTTTCGGCCAGCTCGCCTGCCGTCATGCCCAGCCCGCTGTCCGTGATGGTGAGGGTACGGGCGTTTTCATCAAGGGTTATATGAATCTCCAGCGGCAGGGAAACACGGGGCGCCTCGCCGCGGCTTTCGCGGAAGCGCAGCTTGTCCAGCGCATCGGACGCATTGGAAATGAGTTCACGCAGAAAGATTTCGCGATTGGTATAGAGAGAATTGGTGAGAATGCGCAGAACCTTGCGCACCTCAGCCTTGAACTGCTGTTCCTGAACACTGTTTTCGGCCATAATGCCGCCTCCTAACGGGAATATCTGCAAAATAAGACCCCTGTGCCGTTCGTCAAGACGGCCCAGCACCGGCTGCCCTCTGGCGGACGGCGGGCGGGCAGGCGCACTATCAGGATTTACTCTTGATTTATCCCCCCGTGCGGGATACTAGGGAACGGCAACACGGTGTTGCCATCCCCGGAACATCCCGGGGGAACCATCGGGAGGACGGCTGTATGGATGACGTTATACTGCTTTCACGGCTGCAATTTGCAGTGGCCGTATTTTTTCACTTCATCTTTGTACCGCTGACACTGGGGCTTTCGCTGCTTATTGCCCTCATGGAAACGCGGTATGTCAAAACCGGTGACGAAGTCTGGCGCAGGCATGCCAAGTTCTGGGGCAAACTCTTCATCATCAACTTTACCCTTGGTGTGGTGACGGGCATCACCCTCGAATTCCAGTTCGGTACCAACTGGTCCCGCTATTCGGAATATGTGGGCGACATCTTCGGCGCGCTGCTGGCCATCGAGGCCACGGTGGCCTTTTTCCTGGAATCCACCTTCCTGGCTGTCTGGCATTTCGGCTGGAACCGTGTGGGCAAGAAGCTGCATCTGCTGAGCATCTGGCTGGTGGTCATTGCCGGCAATGTTTCCGCCCTGTGGATCATCCTGGCCAACGGCTTCATGCAGAATCCGCTGGGCTATGTCATTCAGAACGGCCGCGCGGAACTGGTCGATTTCATGGCCGTCGTCACCAATCCCTATGCCTGGGGCATGTTTGCCCACACCATCATTTCGGCCTGGCTGCTTTCCGGCTTCTTTGTTCTGGGGGTTTCCGCCTGGCACATGCTGCGCGGAAGCCATAAGGACTTTTTCCGCCGCTCCTTCCGCATGGCGGCGCCCTTCACCCTGATCATGGCCATTCTGCTGGGCGCCAGCGGCGACCTGCAGGGCAAGACCGTGGCCCAGCTCCAGCCGGCCAAGCTGGCGGCCATGGAATCGCACTGGGAAACCACCAGCAATGCTCCCTTCTACATGCTGGTGCTCCCCGATGAGGAAAACGAAACCAACAGCGTGGAAGCCATCGGCATTCCCGGCCTCATGAGCTGGATCGCCTATGGCGACAGCGCCGCCGAAGTAAAGGGCCTCAAGGACTTCCCCAAGGAAGACCGCCCGCCGGTCACGCCGGTGTTCTGGGGCTTCCGGATCATGGTGGGCCTGGGGGCGCTCTTCCTGCTGCTGGCCGCCGCGGCCACCTGGCAGCGCAAGCGCGAGCAGCCCTGTTCCGGCCTCATGAAGGCCCTGGTCTGGACCATTCCCCTGCCCTATTTCAGCATTGCCTTTGGCTGGCTGGTGGCAGAAATGGGACGCCAGCCCTGGATCGTCTATAATCTCATGCGCACCGATGCCGCGGTCTCGCCTGTGCCGGCCGACAATGTGCTCTTTTCCCTGGTCGGCTTCATCGCGGTCTACACCCTGCTGGGGCTGATCGACATCTGGCTGCTGCGCAAGTATGCCTGCAAGGGTCCCGAGGAGGTCTAAGCCATGCTGGAAACGCTGCAAATCACCTGGTTCATCCTCTGGGCGCTGCTCTGGGCCGTCTATTTCGTGCTGGACGGCTTTGACCTTGGCCTTGGCGCGCTGCTGCCCTTTCTGGGCAACAACGAGGAAAACCGCCGCATCATGT
Encoded here:
- a CDS encoding glycosyl transferase family 1, with protein sequence MSRPILWLATSLDVEEEGLFGGTYACTAPSVSNTAQLTRLRPLLERGVRPTLFCAHSVLTHSPSLAVLAHLRDRYGAEIAAHLHHWNTPPLDNGSVSLHAVPAASLSSDRFAAKLESLLRAGQTFQGAPLRSFRMGRWDLHRQHWPLLAAAGLTCDASVRPLHGPACNRQGLRTLPDHFHAPRQPYTVRTAHGALLEVPLSVTPLVPGLDRGMSLLPARMQQGLRARFHQWGALALLPVQHPLWLMQHMTRTFVRRGGRVLSLTWHSSEMMPGATPHLPHEPAVRALLHRLTAYVDWLSGLGEVRHVTMQELVLQYGNTAPAPAGDASADWTCSAPVTS
- the asnB gene encoding asparagine synthase (glutamine-hydrolyzing), producing the protein MCGIAGICHLHGAPLSPRSAAQVEAMCATMRHRGPDGQGIWSHEGVCLGHRRLSIIDLAGGAQPMHDASGRYHVTFNGEIYNFPELRRELEAQGHVFRTSSDTEIILAGWQAWGEACLDRFDGMFAFALWDVQEKRLFCARDRFGKKPFFYTVQDGCLYFASELTALAVLPELRLTLSPLALVRYLAYEYVPTPQTLYDEVHSLPPSFFLDVQDGHLRTERYWDMPFPREDDPRSEEELCETYHALLTRAVKRRMISDVPLGVFLSGGIDSSIVAGLMAQQSSRPVQTFSIGFTEASYDESRYARIVARRWQTEHHERILSAEECAEHLPQIISRMDVPMADASVAPTWLLSGVTREKVTVALGGDGADELWAGYEHYIGYKIATWYNALPAPLRRRVIEPLCRLLPSSSGYINPRLAVQTFLRGAHAPDWLRVQTMLTALTPDMQRELLASPQAELLDENCLFAPTRQQFEHWPQGPSPLARAFHVYVRQFMLDDILVKVDRCSMLHSLEVRAPFLDRDAAEFVARLPIRHKLHGFRRKYLLKKAFADVLPPEILHRNKRGFQIPVADWLRGRMRPLLEDLLGEEALRRRGLFNPQAVRRLMEAHFSGRADMRKPLWTLLVLHLWLEAHQRRA
- a CDS encoding cytochrome ubiquinol oxidase subunit I, which translates into the protein MDDVILLSRLQFAVAVFFHFIFVPLTLGLSLLIALMETRYVKTGDEVWRRHAKFWGKLFIINFTLGVVTGITLEFQFGTNWSRYSEYVGDIFGALLAIEATVAFFLESTFLAVWHFGWNRVGKKLHLLSIWLVVIAGNVSALWIILANGFMQNPLGYVIQNGRAELVDFMAVVTNPYAWGMFAHTIISAWLLSGFFVLGVSAWHMLRGSHKDFFRRSFRMAAPFTLIMAILLGASGDLQGKTVAQLQPAKLAAMESHWETTSNAPFYMLVLPDEENETNSVEAIGIPGLMSWIAYGDSAAEVKGLKDFPKEDRPPVTPVFWGFRIMVGLGALFLLLAAAATWQRKREQPCSGLMKALVWTIPLPYFSIAFGWLVAEMGRQPWIVYNLMRTDAAVSPVPADNVLFSLVGFIAVYTLLGLIDIWLLRKYACKGPEEV
- the htpG gene encoding molecular chaperone HtpG, translated to MAENSVQEQQFKAEVRKVLRILTNSLYTNREIFLRELISNASDALDKLRFRESRGEAPRVSLPLEIHITLDENARTLTITDSGLGMTAGELAENLGTIARSGSEAFLAELDAQAAQGGSHDASNIIGRFGVGFYSVFMVADKVEVTSVPAYGDDVQAHVWTSDGLGTYTVAPCDAGDLQRGTRIVVHLKEDAKEFAEKFRVESVIRSHSAFVPFPIFVGEDRVNTQPALWREPKTSVTREQYNAFYTHLTYDSKAPLDVLHIAVDAPVQFNALLYIPDSAQDVFGMERDYWGLDLYSRRVLIQHRNKELLPEYLAFLKGVVDTEDLPLNISRETLQENVVLRKIRQTIVKQMLGHLEKMAAEDAEKYAAFWKLHSRVFKLGYQDFPNRERISALLRFNTSFHEDAAGLSSLDEYMSRAPEGQKTIWYVTAPNREAARLSPHLERFRRKGIEVLFLYEPVDEFVMEGLHSYKDWEFKAAENAADDALDAFADKADADRPAVAPLSGDDSASFDSLLARMKEILGDRVTDVRVSHRLSESPAVLVSPDGSMTSSMEKFLRVMQKDDSLPVKALEVNRDHPLLRSLLKMFKADAQDKTLTSMVECLFDACLLQDGYLKDPQALAARSNALLEQAAAWYGEVKQL
- a CDS encoding AEC family transporter yields the protein MLTAFFAVFPVFLIIGFGVLLRARDILPDQTGGILGLYVLKLALPLLLLHVMAQADRGTLNHAGFWIGAVGAPVICYVLGYVSDRLFCRRGICPAVTSALGCSASNTAFVGLPIVESLLPGNTEALVVAGLMTLTPNVVVIMAQVRFDLRVNAVSASDRSGHTWALLRTLILGNPILLSTVGGLVLALSGLGLWQPLDRACSLVGFTAAPCMLVALGLDLGEKLRLALSRGRGHALLWQSWLVSCKLLVCPLICWLIMSALSVDPLWLGVAVLTSGTGTALMASVLAQIYTAVPEESALTVVLSNGISMLTLTAIIWILQGQGCL
- a CDS encoding DVU_2496 family lipoprotein; translated protein: MIRPLFLLPLLCVLLAACAAKEGVPQKDAPLPQNCTTAYTYAPGNYIIDIASDAEVVLDPLMHDFPLFCEARAARRHVDAEVAAHRLPRGDWRIYVVGGDFADLAEPAGDGTFVLRRMAPLVDWVNENPAALP
- a CDS encoding glycosyltransferase family 4 protein, which produces MSQTSSALAPEQHTAPLPAGLPHVAVLLLWYPLFTQPFIFREIENLRTQLPLEVYSLYGRNLACCSTEMHAAADRVHTLGLRALPAILRDLLLQAVSHPRRLGRLLRQVLFHRWSSLEVLGENLWAFLAGIHLARLLREDGMDMIYAPWPRGTATAARVASALTGMPYATSARGDNLQPADPDLADKLREALFVRANNAADKERIETFAEGVARGKTELVYNSLTLPAEGQCPVRMQPPVRLLALGRFDVTKGFDVLLKACALLRDRQIDFTLMLAGDGGRRFGLGKESRALETLRSQLGLEGRVQMPGLVSHNELPRLLMSHDIFVAPCVIHASGRRDGIPNTVIEALSYGMPVVSTDINALPEVIHHGETGLAVPQQDPEALADAIQWCIEHPEESRRMAENGRRLAKEMFDPQRNAHLLAQLFISRYTDRKKTCAA
- a CDS encoding zinc metalloprotease HtpX translates to MTSQIKTVLLLGLLSGVIIVLGGLAGGRTGIIIALILALLMNVGSYWFSDSIVLRMYNARELRPEEAPYLHTMVEELARNAGIPKPRVCIIPEEAPNAFATGRNPEHAVVAVTEGIMRLLSPEELRGVLAHEVGHILNRDILIQTIAGVMGSVIVSLANILQFTAIFGGNRDEEGGSNPVATFALALLAPVAASLIQMAISRSREYLADETGARLCGQPLALAGALYQLGRASGQIPMRHGNPSTAEMFIVNPFFGSGMERLFSTHPPLEDRIQRLQELSRTGQYNN